One region of Asterias rubens chromosome 5, eAstRub1.3, whole genome shotgun sequence genomic DNA includes:
- the LOC117290690 gene encoding E3 ubiquitin-protein ligase TRIM33-like — MAASITVTSVLDKISKDHLECPICTNRFINPTMLDCLHGFCFTCLKELHQQDPNNSILLCPLCRKKTTLEDNKVESLPKDFKLNALVDEFTVQEQLMEGHGSEVKCQACERDHMAVSRCIDCDNFICQECQQAHQHFAILKSHQIYALAQLQSGVVTYRSKIREYIPKCGKHSDQTLNIYCNTCQKLECTTCTVLDHGNPKHDLIGIPEALDQCKQEVAELVAKAEKCKVDIQTAMEQASESRKKLESSYAETNMKISQKAAKERAKITEEEKQLKQEAESVYKDRVQTFETAEATNTKEVTQVEHKLGEVNQFMTQASSHEIMDFKLKLTNNLDELTKKQGEIVSDRFSFLEFEEGERSVGRLVLEDEQQAKAEAQAKEHETIHTKQEWKLKESVSKIGNTIFKWAKSVAAFSDNEIVVLDTTHNALFSLKPQLAADKSQSTHCLQRLKVTGLTKPTALTVDNNDHLYVVDNREVKVFNRKYMLHHQFQLSGRKLSPSCLAVDENNLIAVGYSQGLISLYNPDGSLIRTFSTPVKVDYLTLYNERIIFNSSTDDPDLHLVDYQGGKVFSVDIDQSEGSFGLCCGKDGSIFVAQYNGTTQNNRICQYSPDGKYIGCVIEDCGNAYDITFTPSGNLVVAAYTSVKIYQVVSPV; from the coding sequence ATGGCTGCCAGTATCACAGTCACTTCAGTGCTTGATAAGATCAGTAAGGATCATCTAGAATGTCCAATATGCACCAATCGCTTCATCAATCCAACAATGCTAGACTGTCTACACGGCTTCTGCTTCACATGCCTCAAGGAGCTTCACCAACAAGATCCTAACAACTCCATCCTACTGTGTCCTCTgtgcagaaagaaaacaacactagAAGACAACAAGGTTGAAAGTCTACCTAAGGACTTTAAACTCAATGCCCTGGTGGATGAGTTTACTGTTCAGGAGCAACTCATGGAGGGTcatgggtcagaggtcaaatgTCAAGCCTGTGAAAGAGATCATATGGCTGTTTCCAGATGTATTGACTGTGACAATTTTATTTGTCAAGAATGTCAACAGGCACATCAGCATTTTGCTATTTTGAAATCACATCAAATCTATGCACTTGCTCAACTGCAATCAGGTGTAGTAACCTATCGCAGTAAGATCAGGGAGTACATTCCAAAGTGTGGCAAGCACAGTGATCAGACTCTGAACATCTACTGCAACACATGCCAGAAGTTAGAATGCACAACATGTACTGTTCTTGATCATGGAAATCCAAAGCATGACCTTATTGGCATACCTGAGGCTTTAGACCAATGCAAACAGGAAGTCGCAGAGCTGGTTGCAAAAGCTGAGAAGTGCAAGGTGGATATTCAAACTGCCATGGAACAAGCCAGTGAGTCTCGCAAGAAACTGGAATCTTCATATGCTGAAACCAATATGAAAATCTCCCAGAAGGCTGCCAAGGAGAGAGCAAAGATCACAGAAGAGGAAAAGCAGCTGAAGCAAGAGGCAGAGAGTGTTTACAAAGACAGAGTCCAGACATTTGAAACTGCAGAGGCAACCAATACAAAAGAAGTGACCCAGGTAGAGCACAAGCTGGGTGAAGTGAATCAGTTCATGACCCAAGCAAGCTCTCATGAGATTATGGATTTCAAGCTGAAACTTACAAACAATCTCGATGAACTAACTAAGAAACAAGGTGAGATTGTGTCTGACAGGTTTTCCTTTCTTGAGTTTGAAGAAGGTGAAAGGtcagtgggaagactggtgCTGGAAGATGAGCAACAAGCTAAAGCAGAGGCTCAGGCCAAGGAACATGAAACAATCCATACAAAACAGGAGTGGAAACTGAAGGAAAGTGTTAGTAAAATTGGGAACACAATATTTAAGTGGGCGAAATCGGTTGCAGCTTTCTCCGACAATGAAATAGTAGTACTAGATACAACACACAATgcattgttttcattaaaacCTCAATTAGCAGCAGACAAATCACAATCTACTCACTGCCTACAAAGATTAAAAGTCACAGGACTTACTAAACCAACAGCACTCACTGTGGACAATAATGATCACCTGTATGTGGTTGACAATAGAGAAGTCAAGGTTTTTAACAGGAAATATATGCTCCATCATCAGTTCCAGCTAAGTGGGAGAAAGCTCTCCCCATCATGCCTTGCAGTGGATGAAAACAATCTCATAGCAGTGGGTTATTCACAAGGGCTAATCTCACTCTACAACCCTGATGGATCACTCATCAGAACATTCTCTACTCCAGTAAAGGTAGACTATTTGACTTTATACAATGAGAGGATTATCTTCAACAGTAGTACAGATGATCCAGATTTACACTTAGTTGATTATCAGGGTGGAAAGGTGTTCTCAGTAGATATTGATCAGTCTGAAGGATCCTTTGGTTTGTGCTGTGGTAAAGATGGAAGTATCTTTGTTGCTCAATATAATGggacaacacaaaacaatagaATATGTCAGTACAGTCCTGATGGCAAGTACATTGGATGTGTCATTGAGGATTGTGGTAATGCCTATGACATCACATTCACACCATCTGGCAACCTTGTAGTAGCAGCATACACATCAGTAAAAATCTACCAAGTTGTTTCCCCAGTATAG